The genomic region GCCGTCGGCCTCACCGCCACCGTCTCCACCGCCCTAGCCTACCAAGACATCAGCGCCAACGTCGTCGCGGGCTACTATCACGACTATATTTTCGTCCCGTATGAAAAAAAAGAAGCCGCGCTGGGGTGTTTAAAACAGCTTTACATGTAAGCACATCTTAAACCCAAGCTTTCAAAAAAACGTAATGTTTTTATTCAAGAGTTGCCTAACCTTAACTCGCGTATGATTCTTTTATGCTCGCTTGCGGGCGATTTTTACAAAAAGGACACACATGGCGCACATTCTCTCTCTTATTCCTTTGGTTGGCATCGGAATTGTGGTAAGTTTGCTTGTTTTTCTCTATTTTGAAAAGCGTGCCATCACCGCAAAACGGCAACACGAACACGACGGTTTTGTGCCCAAAGAGGGAAACCTTGCAGAAAGTTTTGCCCGCTATGAGACGCAAAACAATGTCGTCGCCTACATGGGCGGAGTGTTTATTTTTACGCTGTTTTTTAGTTATACAGGGTTTTTCACCCAAGGGCTCACCCTTGCGGATGTTTTTTTGTATATCTTCCTCACCGCTTTTTTGGGCTCTATCATCATCTTGGTAATCAAATTCAAACGCAGCATTTTAGTTAAAGTATTTGCCACCTTTTTGTACGGTGCACCCCTCATCACCGCTTCGGCTTTTGGCTTTATCGTCAGTTATCTTTTTTACTCGCTCTTAAGTTAGCGTGCACCCGCTTTGGGTGCTCGTCTACTTTAAACGCAGTGCTTCGTAGATGTTTTCTGAAATGCTTTTGGTGTAGTGCATGATGTCATTTTCCAACAAATCTTCGCTAAACATGAACGCCACTCCTGCCATCGTCCCCACCAAAATGCCCAAAACCGAGAAAAAGTCTTGATTGCGCAATTCCCGTTTTAACACCCCCTCTTCAAACATCGTCCGCAATTCTTGGATGAACACCGACTCGTAGAGTAACTCTTTCATGCTACTAGAAAATATCTCTTTGTTGGCCAAGTAGACTTTCAAAAAATAGTCAATATGCTCAGGGCGGTCTTTGACCATGCTAAAATAAATCGCCACAATGCGCCAAATCTTCTCTTCCGAATCCACCGACATCTCATTAATCTTACGCACTTCTTCGCCCAAAATCTTCGACGAGTACGTTATGACTGCCTTTGCCAGCTCCTCTTTGGAGGCAAAATAGTTGTAAATATTTCCTGGACTCATGCTAAGAAACCGCGCAATGTCGGGCATCGTCGTTGCAAAAAACCCTTTTTGTGAAAACAGCCGCAAGGACCCTTCTAAAATCTGTTCTGTCTTATCCGCCTTTGGCTTCACGTGGCACTCCCCCGTTACAGACCACCTACTCCTGTGGGCATATCTCCCTCGTAGACGAGCCTTCCGTTTTTTAGTAAGGCTATTATATCAGCAATTTTCCGCGCAAGGGCAAGATTGTGCGTAATTAATAAAACGCCAACCCCTGTTTCCACCTGTAAATCCAAAAGTGTCTTCATAACGCGCGCTTGCACACTTGGGTCTAGCGCACTTGTGGGTTCATCAGCGATAATCACATCAGGATAATTCGCCAATGCGCGCGCCATACACACCCGTTGCAAGGTGCCAAGGCTGAGTTTATGGGGCAATAAATCCAGCACATGCCCATCCTCCCCAAGCCCACACGCAAGGGCCACTTCCCGCACCCGCGCGTCCAAACGCTCCTTAGGAAACCGCCCCAATACCAACGGCTCCGCGATACTCTCATAGGCGCTAAAACGGGGGTTTAGTGCTTGCATGGGATGCTGATGCACCATGCCCACGCGCAAAGGTTCTTCCATGACCACCCTGCCCTCTTTGGGGGCAAGCATTCCTGCCATGAGTTTTGCCACCGTGCTCTTCCCCGAACCCGAATCCCCCACCAATGCGACAATCTCTCCCCGTTTGAGGGTGAGTGAGCAGTTTTGTAACACAAACGTGTCGCTGCGTGGGTACGCAAAACCCACCGCCTCTAGGGCTATCAACACGCGCATCCCCTCAAAATAGCACGCGTGCGCCCCATTTTGCGTCCCCTTCAAAAGGGGTTTTTCCTCAAAACACCGCCGTACAGGCTGGGTACAGCGGGGTGCATACACACATCCCTTAGCTTCTACATGTACATGCTCAGGCGTGGATGTGTGCGCATGGGATGCATCGTGCCGATGCACCAAACGAAAGGTGGCTTCGCCTTTGATTTTGACGATGTCTTTGGCCCGATCCATCCGTGGAAACACCCGCGAAAGGGCAATCGTATAGGGGTGCAACGCCCGCTCAAACAACTCCACAGAGGGCAACACTTCTAGCAACTGCCCAAGGTACAACACCCACGTCACGTCACTCACGCGGTGGGCTAGCTCCAAATCATGGGTAATAAGCACGAGTGTTTTTCCCTGTGCACGCAAGGAATTAAAAAGCAGTTCTAAAGACCTTTTTGATGTTTCATCCAGCCCCGCTGTTGGCTCATCAAGTACCACACAAGGGGCATCACTGGCAAGGGCAAGAGCCAAAAGCACCCGCGACACTTCCCCACCGCTTAGCTCCCTTGGGGTGCGCTCTTGCACCTCCTCCTTTAATCCCACCGATTCAAGCAATCCTTTACATGTAAAGCGTGGTGCCATCACTTCACGCAATTGCGCGCCCACCGAGAGTAGCGGATTTAAGTTTTCACTGCCGCCTTGGGGCATGTAGGCGATGTGGCGTTGGCGAAACAGCCGCTGCTGGGCGCTTTCTTGGTCAAGCCATGAAACGCCGTCTACTTTAAGGCTTCCTTGCGCCGTTGCGTTCGAGGGAAGATGGGCCATGAGGGCTTTGGCGAGGCTCGTTTTTCCCGCACCCGATTCGCCAATAATCGCCGTAATCGTTCCTTTTTGAACCTTACATGTAAGGCCTTCAAGGGCGATGAGCCGATGGTGTTCTTCTTCATAAAACAGCGAAAAATCCACAAATTCAACCACGCAACACCCCTTTTACACGCCCATCCAACACACCCTCTAGGCTAAAAATCACAAAGGTCACCCCCACCAACACCATGCCTAAAAGCACCACGGGCGGGAAAATCCAATGCCACCAAATATCCAGATAATAGTACTGCATCCCCTGGCGTATCATCATCCCAAAGGATTTTTCACTGGGACTCAACAACCCCAAAAAGGCCAAGGTCGCTTGGGCCATCACCGCAAAACGAAACCGTCCCGCACAGGAAAAACCAATGAGTGGCGCAAGGGCGGGGAAGATGTGGCGCCTGAGTACATACCACCCGCTCGCGCCCATCTGCAACGCCACCTCAACATACAAGGTCTCTTTCAGGTGCGCCGTTTGAAAACGCACCACCTTTGCCCCGATGGGAAACGAAAGCACGCCCAGTAGCGCGCCTAGTTCCATTCCACTTGGCCTTGCAATGCTCGCCACCAACAACAGCACCAATACCGAAGGCAAGGCGATTAAGATGTCGCACAAGCGCATGAGCACCGCGTCTATCCAACCGCCCCAGTAGCCACTTGCCATCCCCACAACCGCTCCAAGTCCCACTGAAATGCCCGCAACCCACACCCCAAACACAAGGGTATTTTGCACTGCTACTAGTAGTTCTGAGAAAATATCCATGCCTGCGTCATTGACCCCCAAAAGATGGGTCAAGGAAGGTCGTGCCAAGGGTTCAAACACAAAGGCATGGGGGTCATGAGGAAGCCAAAACAAGGCCAATATGCCAAGTGCGCTCACCGCACCAAAAAGCACCACACCTACCTTAAAAAATGGCTCCCTTAGCACGCTTTTCATGCGCGGTTTCCTTTGGGTTTTAACCAAAACGCTACCCCTTCAAGCAACACGCTCATCCCAACCACCCCCAAAGAGAGCAACGTCACAACCACTTGAATCACCGGCACATCCCGCTTGGCAACTGCGTCCATCAGCAAAGACCCAATCCCAGGGTAAGCAAAAATCGTCTCCACCACGATGAGGCTTGTTACCATCGAAGCAAGGCGAAACCCAAAGCGTACTACAATGGGAAGCAACGCATTTAAGGCCACATATTTATACCGCACCCGCCACGGCCCAATCCCCCGCAGGTGCGCGCAGGAGACAAAAGGGGCGGGCAATACGTGCAACACACTCACCCGCACCAGTAAAAATTGCCCCGACAAGGAGGCCAAAAAAAGTGTCATTGCAGGCAAACACAGGTGGGCTAGCACGTCTGCGACATGG from Sulfurospirillum tamanense harbors:
- a CDS encoding TetR/AcrR family transcriptional regulator, with translation MKPKADKTEQILEGSLRLFSQKGFFATTMPDIARFLSMSPGNIYNYFASKEELAKAVITYSSKILGEEVRKINEMSVDSEEKIWRIVAIYFSMVKDRPEHIDYFLKVYLANKEIFSSSMKELLYESVFIQELRTMFEEGVLKRELRNQDFFSVLGILVGTMAGVAFMFSEDLLENDIMHYTKSISENIYEALRLK
- a CDS encoding ABC transporter ATP-binding protein — translated: MVEFVDFSLFYEEEHHRLIALEGLTCKVQKGTITAIIGESGAGKTSLAKALMAHLPSNATAQGSLKVDGVSWLDQESAQQRLFRQRHIAYMPQGGSENLNPLLSVGAQLREVMAPRFTCKGLLESVGLKEEVQERTPRELSGGEVSRVLLALALASDAPCVVLDEPTAGLDETSKRSLELLFNSLRAQGKTLVLITHDLELAHRVSDVTWVLYLGQLLEVLPSVELFERALHPYTIALSRVFPRMDRAKDIVKIKGEATFRLVHRHDASHAHTSTPEHVHVEAKGCVYAPRCTQPVRRCFEEKPLLKGTQNGAHACYFEGMRVLIALEAVGFAYPRSDTFVLQNCSLTLKRGEIVALVGDSGSGKSTVAKLMAGMLAPKEGRVVMEEPLRVGMVHQHPMQALNPRFSAYESIAEPLVLGRFPKERLDARVREVALACGLGEDGHVLDLLPHKLSLGTLQRVCMARALANYPDVIIADEPTSALDPSVQARVMKTLLDLQVETGVGVLLITHNLALARKIADIIALLKNGRLVYEGDMPTGVGGL
- a CDS encoding ABC transporter permease → MKSVLREPFFKVGVVLFGAVSALGILALFWLPHDPHAFVFEPLARPSLTHLLGVNDAGMDIFSELLVAVQNTLVFGVWVAGISVGLGAVVGMASGYWGGWIDAVLMRLCDILIALPSVLVLLLVASIARPSGMELGALLGVLSFPIGAKVVRFQTAHLKETLYVEVALQMGASGWYVLRRHIFPALAPLIGFSCAGRFRFAVMAQATLAFLGLLSPSEKSFGMMIRQGMQYYYLDIWWHWIFPPVVLLGMVLVGVTFVIFSLEGVLDGRVKGVLRG